The Macadamia integrifolia cultivar HAES 741 chromosome 3, SCU_Mint_v3, whole genome shotgun sequence genome segment caaGTGCGACTGCGACTGTGGCTGCTGTGGTGGCGGTCGTAATGGGCCAGCGTTGTTGTTCCACCGAGGCGACACCTGTGGCTGCAATGAGTTAAGGTTATTCCACCGAGGCGACACCAAAGGCGAGAGCCCAGAGGAGAAGCGCTTGGATTCGGAATCGACGGTCGACATGGAGCCCTGGAGGTACCTCATGTAGGCGGAGATGGGTGATTCCGCTGCAGCATGGACGGCTGGGAAAGGCGGGAGAGGCGATAAAGGAGACACTGACCTTCCATTATTGTTGCCCACAAAGTTTCCGGCGCTGTTGATGTTTACAGCGTTGTTTGCAAGGGTAGCAACATTGGCAGCACCACCTGTTGCGGCAGCGGTGGGGGGAGGAAGAATGGTATTGGCTAGGGGAGCTGGAGGTCGAGGGCTTAGATGGGCAAGTGGTGGAGGCCTAATACGCTGAAGGCGAGAGCTTTGGGGCTTGGGAGGGTGGATGGGTGGTGGAGTAGAGAAGTTTCGTTCATGGGCAGGGGAGCCTGTGAGCTTCTGAACTACATCTCTGAAATCATTCTTGTTTATGTTATACACCGGAGGTTGATGctgctgttgttgctgttgACTTTGCTgtagctgctgctgctgctgctgctgattATGGTGGAGGTCAAGAGGATATCTTCTGATGGGTGGGGGTCTTGAATCTTTAGATATCTTGTGAGAGATTCTATTGAGCTGCTTGAGATACTGATCTCTGCCATTGCTGCTGTTATTGTTCTGGTGATGGTGCTGGTTGTagttgctgttgctgctgctatTGTTGCTGGTGGAGTCACCAGATGAGTGACAGCTTTTTTCCATTATACCCtatctactctctctctctctctctctctctctagtctcttcCCCACTTTGTCCCGCGCCAGGATCAGGATCAGGAGTAGGGTAGATGatatcttctcttctttatctCAAATGATGGTTTCTTTGTTCTCATCCTAAAGAAATTGGGTTAAACTcttagaaagagaagagaagtgtagATTCGTTCTTCAACTTTGATTGTCCTCACCAAAATTAAGATTTATAATTTCTAagtttatgagagagagagagagagagagagagagagagagagagagatttatgtgaggaataaaaaatataaaaagggttataaaaatagataaaaatggataaaaaaaaagaaaaaaaagactgtTCTTCTGTCACTCTCTCtgtctttttcctttcttttctcagagaaaagataagaaaaataatgGGAAAACATCATAGATGACCCGCAAAAGAAGGCACCGTTCGTCAAAAGGAATGCGTTTGAAAGACGTCCGCTACAGAAAATGACTCTTTTAAAATTCTTAAGGGACGAGTTCAATTATACGGTGCTAACTTTATTGTTTAATAATTACTATTTAATTAAATAGTAATTATTCATATAACGGTTCGGTTTAAATTTAAATACAGGTTTTTGGTTTTACCTTCCAAACTCGTTTATGGATTTGTACACTAACCAGGTTGAGActtacctattaaaaaaaaacagttaagaCACTTAGAGAGAATGGTTCAATTAAGCAcaattgggaggagagagagagagagagacaaaattCTCATTGTTGCACCCGTGTGTGTTGTAGAGGATCCATTTCCAATCATATGTGATGGGATGAGCCTCCGCCAATTCTAATTCAGTCAAAATCAACTTAAATTGATTGGGATTTGACCTGAATTGATTGATTTGTTGATTAGAATCAGAATTAAGATCCAATGTCCTTCCTCAAACTATAGGTGAGAAACCTCTTCAGATTTGTGGAGAGGGATTAGGGATTTTGGGGTTTCCTTATTTAGATTGGATCGATCCTAACTGAACCAATAGGAGGAATCTACAAGCCGATTCTAGGTTTTTAAACCATGGTTTTCCATCCTTAAGTCGTATATCAAAGTACCAACCACCAATACGGGGCTGGGTCAGAGGCATTTATGAGGTTTTACCCAGCCCCGTTTTCGATTAGTTAATACCATTAATGTGCAAGGTGAGGAGAGGAACTAGGGATTTTGGAGCTCGATTCCGGCCCATCCGGATTATAATTGAATCAATACGGTTAGGAATTTGCAGGCCAATTCTAGGGTTAATTTCTAGACCGATCCAGATTCCAAGTTTTTGAACCATGGGTTTTCCATTCAACCCATAACCACTAAGGGCTGGGTGAAGCCTCTTGTCGGGTTTTACCCACCCCGTTCCATTAATTTATACCAATTCCGTTCAAGGTGAAGAGGTTAACGGTCAAATATGTTCGTTGATTAGACATTACTTGTACAAGAATATGAAAGTGATGAATAAAAAAACTCTCTTAAATTGGTATCGGTATTAATCTCAGCAGAAACTAATCTGATATCAATATAGATTGGATAgatttatccttatttttttccttccataaATTAATATAAATCCGCCGTTTTTGTACTGATTTTTTTTCAAACCATGTCCAGTAACGGTCAATATGTTTTGGCTCCCAACAGCCACACATTTGAAGGAGGAAATCTCTTTCTCTAAATGGAGAATTTTGTGGTGTGGCCAATAGCCATGTCAGTGTTGGGCATCTAGAGGGGAATGGGAAACCCAGAAATCTATTCTATAGATGAGGGGATGGTCCAGGGCCTTTGATGCTCTCTTAATTCTGAAAGGAAAGATAATTGAAAGTGGAAGTGAATTCTGGTCGGTATCACTTGATAGTTACATTTAGCTTTTTGGGGTTCAAAAGGGTTGGAGGAGAGAAAGCCCACACTGCTTGCtactttttttgtttaactCGATTCTGAATAAATCCAATTATACATGCATTGAGTCCAATTGAGTTAGACCGAGTCTGGCTGAtttggggttttaaaaccctCAATTGGGATTTGAATAGGTCCTGGCCGATTTTGATTCTCAATCAAATTGGAATCGATTAGGATCAGTGAGGAATTGGTTGGAATTGGCTAAAGCATGCCCCAACCCTAGTTTTATATAGGGATTGGTCGAGCTGAATTGGACAAAATCATGGTAGGTCTTGATGGATTTCGAGTTTGAATTTGACTGAAATCGATCAGAATCAATGAGAAATTGATCGAAATCACCATAACCTTGGTTTTTATTAGAGTATCACCCGAATCGAATC includes the following:
- the LOC122074895 gene encoding VQ motif-containing protein 9-like, producing the protein MEKSCHSSGDSTSNNSSSNSNYNQHHHQNNNSSNGRDQYLKQLNRISHKISKDSRPPPIRRYPLDLHHNQQQQQQQLQQSQQQQQQHQPPVYNINKNDFRDVVQKLTGSPAHERNFSTPPPIHPPKPQSSRLQRIRPPPLAHLSPRPPAPLANTILPPPTAAATGGAANVATLANNAVNINSAGNFVGNNNGRSVSPLSPLPPFPAVHAAAESPISAYMRYLQGSMSTVDSESKRFSSGLSPLVSPRWNNLNSLQPQVSPRWNNNAGPLRPPPQQPQSQSHLQQQQQILLPSPTAAMSPSQFLMPSSPLPFGKLPSPRSPYPLLSPTFLFSPTSGQLGFPQFPPSPRLPVSSPRWRDL